ACAAGGATACCTTCCAAGCTCAAGGTGAGTCCCAGTCCAGTGAAAtatgcaaaaaaaaggggcgGGCGCAGTGACAGGTCCCGTCAGATCTTCGAGGGTTCATCTCTCCTCTGACGCCACTAGTGCTGCAGGGATGAGCTAGCTACACATGGACTACGATCATTCACTGGACAATCTCTGCCGAAATCATTCGCATGAGTGACCGGACAGTTGCACCGGTTTACATCTGCCATATAGCAGAGTCTCACCAAGCTGGCCTAAAGGAGACCGCTAAAAATCATGTCGGGCAGTTCCTTGCTGGCACCTCGGATTCCTCGCCAGCTCCACTGTGTTTAATCAATACTTGATCTACCGCAGGATCCATGGAGGTGGCAGGACACAGCTTCGCAAGTCCATCATATGTTTTAAGCTCTTGAGCTCGGATACCTCGGGGTTGATCAACATTGTTCGGAAAAGAGACCGAATTCTTACGGGAAAATTCCGAGGGTGGAATGAAGACGGGCGCACAAATAACCCATCCCAGGTACAAGGATCACTGTGCTTTGTTCTCGGAGGAAGTGGGACTTCATGAGTGGGCTCTCAAAACACGCCGTGTGCAATATGCACGTCAATGATGGATCTGGCATGGAtctctctccgtctttctctctctctcccagatCAGATCTGGTGGAGATCGCTGGAGTTGTTCCCGGCGATGGGAGCTTGGGCCACACCGACCGAGACTCTGGGTCTCCGATCTCATGACGTCAGGATGCTCGATCGACCCGATCGATGAACGGCGACGCGTTCTCAACACCAATCCTGAATCAACAAAAAGGCTCGGACATCGTTCTGTGGGTGCCAACGCCAGAGCGGAAACGAGAGTGCTACACTTCCACGATCTTCTGGACGCGTGCCATGCGTGTTTCGCGATTTTGTCCTCTTCAAATATCTCATCTGTTCCCCTCTCGATCAGTGCAATTCCGCTCGTGCTCAACTACTCCAACTCTGCGACCTTGTACTTCGTTGACCCCTTCCAGGAGACCCAGAGCTGACTGTCATCCGTCGATGGCCCCGAAGCGCAAGATGTCGAATTCTACTGAGGGCAAGTCATCTCCGCCCGCCCGGGgacagaagaagagcaaggcgGTGGATTTGAGCCAACCTCACCCCAACGCCAAATCCACCGAGGAGTTTGGCATTGTTCAGCGGGAATTCTATCCCCCTGAAATGAGCAATGAGCGATGCATGGCCTACAATGACGGCACCCTGGAGCGACCGATTGACCTGCTGGAGAGGACCTGCAAAGACACGGCCGAGTCAAGACGCGCCGCGAAGCCAGGCAAAGCGGTGGTCCACTGGTTCAAGACCGACCTGCGTGTGCAGGATAACCGAGGACTTCATGCCGCGTACGAATTGGCCAAAGAGCACCAGATTCCTTTGATCGGTGTCTACATCGTGTCGCCGCAAGACTGGTCGGCGCACGTGACAAGCCCGGCTCGTGTGGACTTCACTCTCCGCACTTTGCATCTGCTTCAACGAGACCTTGCGAAGCTGGACATTCCGCTTTATATCGAAACCCAGGAGGACCGGAAGAACATCCCAAACCGCATCGTCGAGCTCTGCCAAAATTGGGGTGCGAACCACCTGCGCGCAAACATCGAGTACGAAGTGGATGAGCTCCGGCGAGAGGCCAAGGTCGTCCGTCTCTGCGCTCGAAGCGGGATTGACTTCACTCCTCTGCATGACACCTGCGTGGTCACGCCGGGGGTTCTGTGGACGGGCAGTGGCAAGCAGTATGCTGTTTACACCCCATGGTTCAAGGGGTGGCTGGCCTACCTTAAGGAGAATCCCGATCTTCTGGAGCTTTCGGACAGTCCCCAGTCAAATCCAGCCAGTGCGCGGAAAGAATTTGGCGAACTGTTTGATTGCAAGATCCCTGCGGCACCCCAAAACAAGACGGTGACCCAGGAGGAAGCCAAGCGATTCGCCGGCCTCTTCCCGGCGGGTGAACACGAGGCCAGGAGACGGTTGGAGAAATTCCTGAAGGAAAAGTGTCCCGATTATGCAAGAGATCGCAGCATGCTGACCGGCGAGCCCACCTCGGTCCTGAGCCCCTACTTCGCCTCCGGTGCGTTGAGCGCGCGCacggcggtggtgatggccaaGAAAGACAACAAAAACCAACTGGACCGGAATAGTCAAGGACATATGCATTGGATCAGCGAGGTAGCGTGGCGCGACTTTTATCGTCATGTGCTGGTGCATTGGCCTTTCGTCGGGTACGTTGAGCGCCTACGATTTAATCGCCCTGTTTGCACCTTGATTTCACCcacctttcctttctctcttcaggATCTCTCagccctccccctcctcccccgcaGATCGACTAACCTTTCCGCCTAGAATGAACAAATGCTTCAAGACCGAGGCTACCAATATTGAGTGGGAGTATGACGAAGAGCAGTTCCAGGCGTGGTGTGACGGCAAGACTGGTTACCCCATTGTGGACGCTGCCATGCGCCAACTCAAGCATTCTGCCTGGCTGTCAAATCGATCGCGCATGGTGGTAGCctccttcttgtccaaagATCTGCTGATCGACTGGCGTCGTGGGGAGCGGCATTTTATGGAGTATTTGGTCGACGGCGACTTCTCGTCCAATCATGGCGGATGGGGCTTTGGCGCCAGCACTGGCGTTGACCCTCAACCGTACTTCCGCATCTTCAATCCTCTTCGACAGAGCGAGAACTTCGATCCAGATGGAGAGTATATTCGAGAGTGGCTGCCTGAATTGCGCGATATCAAGGGCAAAGCCATCCACGACCCATATCATCGAGGAGCCGGCCCGATCGCGCAAAAGAACGGATATCCCAAGCAGATCGTGGATCACTTTGCCAGTCGAGATCGAGCTCTGGCCCGATACAAGGCCGCTCTGCAGAAGTAGAAGCGCCTGGTGTTGGTGTGCATCCTCGGAGCCTCGGAACTTGCAGCCGCACGTTGACGTGAGACAGACCGCACGGCTGGAGAATTTGACTTGAACAACTCCTGCGGTTGGGCAGTCCGCAAGTGGGCCACTAGGGGGGGGGCACCGTTTCAGAACTGAATTGGTTGGAAAAACGCACCCGGTCACGAGGGTCACGAGGTGCGGACGCAACAGTTCCGCGGTCGGTCGTTGAATCGGAGCACGTCTGGCTTTCTCTGTTGCCCGGCGACTTGTACTTTTAGAGCATCTGGTCCGCAGTTCTTTTCCGATTTAATAGACCCTTTTAATCATGATCTCTCGGAGAGATGGTTGGCATTGCACTGCATCTATCATGGAGCTCCTCTGCGGTGGGAAATCCGCCGCACTCGAACCGCACTCAATCTGCATGTTCCTGTCTAGCTGAATCGAAATTCCAAAGATCGGCCGAATTGATCTCCACGTTCGCCGCTTCTGTGGCACGGCTGTGCGTTCCCCGCGTTGTTTGTCTggacctctttttttttctgttatTCCCCACTCCAATTTGTGTTCAGTCCATCGAGAAAGTTTAAGCGATTAGGCACTCGTCCAGTATTACTACCTTCATAAACTCTCGCCACGCCTTCGCTTCCTGGCCTATTCTCCGTCTCTTCACCAGTTTTCCAATTCTCTCCGCCGAGACATTCTTCCCTCCGGAGCATCGTCTCTTTTCGACGAGGGATTGCGCTCTGTCCTTTCCGCCAAGCGGCATTTCTGGTCCGCATCGAGAACCTCGGGTTTTCCCCCTCACCTCACCTCACCTCCTACCCGATCTCCACTTGTTGAGCTCCCGACAGCAATCCTCCACCATCGCCAATGTCGGCGTGAGATCCATCTGCCCCATGGATTCCCAACAGGGGGACCCTGATATACCACCTTCCGGAGGCCCTGGTCCAGTTGACCTTCCAAACGGCAAGCGCCGCTGGCGGCGCAACCGAGTGGCATGCGACGCATGCCATGTCCGTCGAGTGCGGTGCGACCGCGCTTTCCCATGCTCTCGGTGTCTGCGGAGTGATACGAATTGTGAGTTCACCCGCGAGCGACGCAAGCGCGGACGCATCGCCCGTGCCAAGCTCGTCCATGGCTCGACTGAATCAGCCTTGGAGGAAGCGATCGTGGACTCGCAGTTCGGGCCAAGAAGAGATTCTCAGGAACAGAAGCCGCTGGCGCCTCATGATATTTCGCCTCGACAGCTCCAGAGCTCACCCGAGTCAACTGTTCACCAGCAGTCACCTCAAACCAACGAGATCAGTCTCTCTGCGGCTAGCGTGAACGGTGGCCCACAAGTTGCTGCCGACGGCGCACTCTCCCAGCAGCCCCCGTTAGCTCCCGCCCCCCCGCCGCCGGCCGCCCGACCGGAGGGCAATGCTACGGAAGAATGGCTCTCGAACGCAAACTTATCGCCAGAGTCGTATGATATCCTGGGAGGGATTCACGGGGGCGATGGGCCCCTGCCGCGGTTGTGGGACATCTGGACTCCCGGCGATTTGGCGGGGCCGCACCCGCACAGGCGTTCGACGCAGATCGCCCCGGTACCTGCACCGTCTCATGCGGGCCAGGGGCCTTCGACGAGCAAGCGACCGGGGGTGAAATACCCCGTTCTGGAGCCCATCATGCCTTATCTGGAGTCAAATCTCCCACGCCGCCTCGTATGTGATCTGCTCGAGCTTTATTTCACCAGCTCGTTTTCCACACACATGCACCCAGTGTGTCACCATATCCACTGCTATGTCTTGCGGAAAGCTTCATTTCTCAGTCCCGATCGTCCCCGCCCGAGCAGTCCGGCCCTGTTGGCGAGTATGCTCTGGGTGGCTGCTGTTGACGATCGGGCATTTTCACTATCCATCTCGCCTCTTCAGCGGCGGAAGATCTGTCAATTCTTGTGTGCATTGACAATCCGTCTGCTGCGGCCGTTGATCCATGTGTCCTTTaaagatcaagaatccaCTGAAAATCCGCACGCGGCTCAAGACTACTCGGCGTCCGCCGCACATCACCCGTTCGAAGGTTCTGGAGACGACAAGGGCCTGGTCGGTCCCGCAGGGTGCCTGGACGACGTGATCACATATATCCATGTTGCATCCATTATCTCCTCCAGTGAACAGAAAGCTGCGAGTATGCGCTGGTGAGTTACCCACGTCCCCGCATCTGACAAGGGTTTGATCATGTCTGGGCTGGCCTTTTGGAGCTGACCCATCAACTTTCCTCTATCAGGTGGCATGCAGCCTTTACCATGGCTCGAGAACTAAAGTTGAACCAAGAAATTGAAGTGATGCCTAACATCGATAATCAAACGGATGGATCCAGTCCCTCATTTGGCTATCCTCTCGGGGGATGGGCGAGCTCGCCGGAAGGCCCAGTTTTCGACTACTCAAACCCCTCTCGCCCAAGCTTGAATTGCGTTTGCGAGGAGTCTCATAACCCGGGACGTAGTCCGCCGGTCACCGAAGAGCACCGCGAGGAGCGCCGACGGACCTGGTGGTTACTGTACATCATGGACCGTCATCTCGCACTCTGCTACAACCGTCCGCTAGCCCTGTTGGATGCTGAGAGCGAAGACCTGTTGCTTCCACTCGACGAAGCTGCATGGCAAGCGGGCAACATCCATACCAACAGCCCTCGTGCGGACGGGCCACAGTGCGTCCGATCGGGAAGCCGCAACAAGCGTCGGGTGTTTCCGAATTTCATCTGTCACGACCCGTCCATCCTGGGGTTTTTCTTGCCGCTCATGACCATCACGGGAGAATTGATTGACCTGAACCAAGCGCGAAATCATCCGACCCTCGGGCTTCGCCTCCAAGGGAAGGAGGCGTGGGAGGTGCATGTGTCCGAGGTTCTTCGCCAGCTGGAAGTCTACAAGGCTAGCTTGACCACATTTGCTACCGCTGACCCGGACCCCGCGTTTTTGAACCAGTGTGCGGGTACCGATCAGCAATCGGATGCATCTTTGTCACAAGCCTACTCATGGCATCGTCAGACTGTGATTGCGTATTCATCCTATCTGGTGCACGTCCTACATATTCTCCTTGTTGGCAAATGGGACCCTGTCTCCCTCATCGAGGACAAGGACTTTTGGACCTCGTCTCCTGCTTTTGCCTCGACGATCTCGCACGCTTTGGAGGCGGCTGACGCCGTCCAGCAGATCCTTCGATTTGATCCGGATATCAGCTTCATGCCGTACTTTTTCGGTATCCAGCTGCTGCAGGGCAGCTTTCTCTTGCTTCTGATCGTTGAGCGCCTTCAAAAGGAGGCTGGAGATGGTATTCTCAATGCTTGCGAGACGATGATCCGTGCAACTGAATCCTGCGTGGTCACTCTCAACACAGAATACCAACGCAGCTTCCGACAGGTTATGCGAAGTGCGGTGGCTCAGGCGCGCGGCCGGCCCGTCAACCCAAGCGAGATTCGACACCGCCGGAAGGCTGTGCTGGCATTGTATCGCTGGACGCGTAAGGGAACCGGCCTTGCGCTCTAGGGACCTACAGGCCAATGTGTGCCTCATGGCCGGGTGACTGCCTCCTCTTTGACGTCGTTGCTGTCCGGTCTGACATCCCGTCCTGGGCGGTCGAATGGATCATCAAGCTCAAATTCATGAATATATGCGATACGTACCGTACCACCTTTTGTACATAGATAAGCTTTCCAGCTGCAATATCGGGATGAAAATTCCTCCGCAGTTCGACTAATTTACTTTTCTGCCCATGAACAGCCCCATTCACAGAGATAAGCAGAACTGCCGAATCCTCCACTAATAGTCGGAGGGCGTGAACATTGTGCACTTAACTCGAGGACCAGCTAACATGAACATTTATAAGCTGTGGATCGACGCCTTACCCAATGTATCATACCCGCCCCTCATCTGCGGGATGGTACAATTTGGAAGATTATTGCGTACGGAGCACGCCATCTGATGGGCGGTTGATGGCAGACCGGGTCCACTCATCGTGTGTGTTGTGACAATGCACGGATGAGTGTAGATTGCTCGGGAAAGCTAGCTTGCTGACAAGCTTGGCAAATTCATTCCCCTCCGAAGCGTCTTCAGCGGTCCTCGCCATAACTTTCAGCCATGGTATC
The nucleotide sequence above comes from Penicillium oxalicum strain HP7-1 chromosome II, whole genome shotgun sequence. Encoded proteins:
- a CDS encoding Deoxyribodipyrimidine photo-lyase codes for the protein MAPKRKMSNSTEGKSSPPARGQKKSKAVDLSQPHPNAKSTEEFGIVQREFYPPEMSNERCMAYNDGTLERPIDLLERTCKDTAESRRAAKPGKAVVHWFKTDLRVQDNRGLHAAYELAKEHQIPLIGVYIVSPQDWSAHVTSPARVDFTLRTLHLLQRDLAKLDIPLYIETQEDRKNIPNRIVELCQNWGANHLRANIEYEVDELRREAKVVRLCARSGIDFTPLHDTCVVTPGVLWTGSGKQYAVYTPWFKGWLAYLKENPDLLELSDSPQSNPASARKEFGELFDCKIPAAPQNKTVTQEEAKRFAGLFPAGEHEARRRLEKFLKEKCPDYARDRSMLTGEPTSVLSPYFASGALSARTAVVMAKKDNKNQLDRNSQGHMHWISEVAWRDFYRHVLVHWPFVGMNKCFKTEATNIEWEYDEEQFQAWCDGKTGYPIVDAAMRQLKHSAWLSNRSRMVVASFLSKDLLIDWRRGERHFMEYLVDGDFSSNHGGWGFGASTGVDPQPYFRIFNPLRQSENFDPDGEYIREWLPELRDIKGKAIHDPYHRGAGPIAQKNGYPKQIVDHFASRDRALARYKAALQK
- a CDS encoding Arabinanolytic transcriptional activator araR — its product is MDSQQGDPDIPPSGGPGPVDLPNGKRRWRRNRVACDACHVRRVRCDRAFPCSRCLRSDTNCEFTRERRKRGRIARAKLVHGSTESALEEAIVDSQFGPRRDSQEQKPLAPHDISPRQLQSSPESTVHQQSPQTNEISLSAASVNGGPQVAADGALSQQPPLAPAPPPPAARPEGNATEEWLSNANLSPESYDILGGIHGGDGPLPRLWDIWTPGDLAGPHPHRRSTQIAPVPAPSHAGQGPSTSKRPGVKYPVLEPIMPYLESNLPRRLVCDLLELYFTSSFSTHMHPVCHHIHCYVLRKASFLSPDRPRPSSPALLASMLWVAAVDDRAFSLSISPLQRRKICQFLCALTIRLLRPLIHVSFKDQESTENPHAAQDYSASAAHHPFEGSGDDKGLVGPAGCLDDVITYIHVASIISSSEQKAASMRWWHAAFTMARELKLNQEIEVMPNIDNQTDGSSPSFGYPLGGWASSPEGPVFDYSNPSRPSLNCVCEESHNPGRSPPVTEEHREERRRTWWLLYIMDRHLALCYNRPLALLDAESEDLLLPLDEAAWQAGNIHTNSPRADGPQCVRSGSRNKRRVFPNFICHDPSILGFFLPLMTITGELIDLNQARNHPTLGLRLQGKEAWEVHVSEVLRQLEVYKASLTTFATADPDPAFLNQCAGTDQQSDASLSQAYSWHRQTVIAYSSYLVHVLHILLVGKWDPVSLIEDKDFWTSSPAFASTISHALEAADAVQQILRFDPDISFMPYFFGIQLLQGSFLLLLIVERLQKEAGDGILNACETMIRATESCVVTLNTEYQRSFRQVMRSAVAQARGRPVNPSEIRHRRKAVLALYRWTRKGTGLAL